One segment of Purpureocillium takamizusanense chromosome 7, complete sequence DNA contains the following:
- a CDS encoding uncharacterized protein (COG:S~BUSCO:EOG09264WF4~EggNog:ENOG503NV5R), which produces MPHLPSVDAEPGKVEELTFPPVTKDHIQNCSYDAWFPRYRSSCLKSRIIPLPQVVVSYLQEDGIVLADDDENEGGEVEEEWQASGSIAAARRPQDVGADDSDDEEDGDEPERLPPNRRFPETHQLIKDKIAELGGAVAPKLNWSSPKDAKWISPHQNTLKCTTPNDIYLLLKSSSFVSHDLAHAFDGCTAAPPSRPLAPVLVLRPFFTPHVALEFRCFVKHRALIGISQRDLNYYAFLERLRPNIWHKIRRFFREKLRLTFPDASFTFDVYIPESSLADDGLGNVRLMDINPWAPRTDSLLFSWQELLDAEVQDPLYGSVPSGDAAADVSDDEEDHIEYSPDAAPELRLIEKDDPAAFNFSTPQYSAHKLPKEVVDASMGGQGGLREFAQQWKDITEGRGGDLWSQPGGPSA; this is translated from the coding sequence ATGCCCCATCTTCCATCGGTAGACGCCGAGcccggcaaggtcgaggagtTGACCTTCCCCCCCGTCACCAAAGACCACATCCAAAACTGCTCCTACGACGCATGGTTTCCGCGATACCGCAGCTCATGTCTGAAGTCGCGCATCATCCCACTCCCGCAGGTCGTGGTTTCCTATCTCCAAGAAGACGGCATCGtcttggccgacgacgacgagaacgaggGAGGTGAAGTCGAGGAGGAGTGGCAGGCTTCAGGGTCCATcgccgcggcacggcggccgcaggACGTGGGCGCGGACGACTCGGATGACgaagaggatggcgacgagccagAGCGTCTACCCCCGAACCGGAGGTTCCCCGAGACGCATCAGCTCATCAAAGACAAGATCGCAGAACTGGGCGGCGCAGTGGCGCCCAAGCTCAACTGGTCTTCGCCAAAGGACGCCAAATGGATTTCACCACATCAGAACACGCTCAAGTGCACGACGCCCAACGACATTTATTTGCTGctcaagtcgtcgtcgtttgtcTCGCACGACTTGGCGCACGCCTTTGACGGCTgcacggccgcgccgccctcccgtcCCCTGGCCCCGGTGCTCGTACTGAGACCTTTCTTCACACCCCATGTGGCGCTCGAGTTTCGGTGTTTCGTCAAGCACCGCGCCCTCATCGGCATCTCGCAGCGCGATCTCAACTACTACGCTTTTCTTGAGCGCCTACGGCCCAACATTTGGCACAAGATCCGCCGCTTCTTCCGCGAGAAGCTTCGTCTCACCTTCCCGGACGCGAGCTTCACGTTTGACGTCTACATACCTGAGAGTTCACTGGCGGACGATGGCTTAGGCAACGTGCGGCTCATGGACATCAACCCCTGGGCACCACGGACGGACTCGTTGCTGTTCTCGTggcaggagctgctggacgccgAGGTGCAGGATCCCCTATACGGATCGGTCCCTTCAGgggatgcagcagcagacgtaagtgacgacgaggaggaccacATCGAGTACAGccccgacgcggcgccggagctgcgACTCATAGAGAAAGACGACCCCGCGGCCTTCAACTTCAGCACGCCGCAGTACTCGGCGCATAAGTTACCgaaggaggtggtggacgcGAGCATGGGAGGCCAGGGTGGGCTCCGCGAGTTCGCGCAGCAGTGGAAGGACATTACGGAGGGCAGGGGAGGAGACCTGTGGAGCCAGCCGGGAGGCCCAAGTGCGTGA
- a CDS encoding uncharacterized protein (COG:S~EggNog:ENOG503P8XN): MPVKGSRGGRGAKSPNRVQKTASPARATRSRQRSRSNSPLVQQHLEEAAGAQQRRTKLPKGRATQFSGSSSRASSPPSTSRSSQEPDDDRKQTTTNSFKPVNAPAAPMADMADMVADAITVGANGNQDQNLGIPASSGDSNLPALRYHEPSRRVRRAPSTSSFSSELNDETHDSPASGQQGLTAEEMVRKTYGDRPRIESAQCIKLAQEPARREPIQRRPGQTLNLDRRSNVEALLCHVVGTPATQQCKNCRKGHGPWNSCVVHDGLMCSSCSNCWFNASGARCTFHVPDNTGSRQQGHGLPQAAPVPAPVPVQAQVQPHQVMPAPVAYVAHQQQPATFQQPANTREDARPLRPGDITQYRMPEAAQRAMSRGLNGAVVANQEQRLLARIESAAKELGMRIAEYDEHMRNVHRPTAPTGAPPSSVQNPQQQ, translated from the exons ATGCCTGTCAAGGGATCACGGGGCGGCAGGGGCGCAAAGAGCCCCAACCGCGTCCAGAAGactgcctcgcccgccagaGCCACCCGTTCTCGCCAGCGGTCGCGCTCCAACTCGCCTctggtgcagcagcacctcgaggAGGCTGCAGGCGCTCAGCAGCGCCGAACAAAATTGCCTAAAGGCCGGGCTACCCAGTTCTCCGGGTCCTCATCGAGGGCTAGCAGCCCTCCCAGCACCTCCAGAAGCTCTCAGGAGCCTGACGATGATCGGAAGCAGACGACCACAAATTCTTTCAAGCCCGTCAACgccccggcggcaccaaTGGCTGACATGGCAGACatggtcgccgacgccatcaccGTTGGGGCGAATGGCAACCAAGATCAAAATCTTGGCATTCCTGCCAGCAGTGGCGACTCCAATCTGCCGGCTCTCCGATATCATGAGCCCTCCAGACGTGTCCGACGAGCACCCTCGACGTCATCCTTCTCTTCTGAACTCAACGACGAAACTCACGACAGCCCGGCTTCCGGCCAGCAGGGCTTGACCGCGGAGGAGATGGTCCGGAAGACTTATGGCGATCGCCCTCGGATTGAGAGCGCGCAATGCATCAAGCTCGCGCAGgagcccgcccgtcgcgaACCTATCCAGCGGCGTCCTGGTCAGACGCTCAATCTCGACCGTCGGAGCAacgtcgaggcgctcctGTGCCATGTTGTcggcacgccggcgacgcagcaGTGCAAGAACTGCCGCAAGGGCCACGGCCCGTGGAACAGCTGCGTCGTGCACGATGGGCTTATGTGCAGTAGCTGCTCGAATTGCTGGTTCAACGCTAGCGGTGCGCGGTGCACCTTCCATG TCCCCGACAACACTGGCAGTCGCCAgcaaggccatggcctgcCTCAGGCCGCCCCAGTTCCGGCTCCGGTTCCGGTTCAGGCCCAGGTGCAGCCACACCAGGTGATGCCGGCCCCAGTCGCCTATGTCgctcaccagcagcaacctgCCACCTTCCAGCAGCCTGCCAACACTCGGGAGGATGCTCGTCCCCTCCGCCCTGGCGACATTACACAGTATCGCATGCCCGAAGCTGCCCAGCGCGCCATGTCTCGCGGCCTCAACGGCGCTGTTGTGGCCAACCAGGAGCAACGCCTTCTCGCCCGTATCGAATCCGCTGCTAAGGAACTCGGAATGCGAATCGCCGAGTACGACGAACACATGAGAAACGTCCATCGCCCGACCGCGCCTACGGGCGCCCCACCATCATCGGTGCAGaacccgcagcagcagtag
- a CDS encoding uncharacterized protein (COG:S~SECRETED:SignalP(1-20~SECRETED:cutsite=VKG-HG~SECRETED:prob=0.6874)~EggNog:ENOG503PB3M), which yields MRFVPVVAALAAVCPQLVKGHGKPTSITGDSGGTAPGLNFLAGVPLTGPNSVTEKASPVLPKKVLSQGLGKTTAFGKTTVASGVTRAMAADGATMPQVKTDGTGWIAGTWHVVTSDGGGPIRAVVDPTAKGDFTQGTELQLVGAQVPGKNGNIKPTQGQNSDKKTGNGNAAKNNIVARLVARFIEKRAVNVNEDYPFKFQIPAGMQCTGTVGTVTNACLVKITNTNKAGPFGDTAIIQQAPQGASNGTAPSTPPPTTGTPGNTNGGGGGSGVGGKNNNNNNNNKRRVARRAPVADVQPGFTHPERADVNGHQYGGKDKARRSVPFTA from the exons ATGCGGTTCGTCCCCGTGGTCGCAGCGTTGGCTGCCGTCTGCCCACAGCTGGTCAAGGGCCATGGCAAGCCAACAAGCATC ACGGGAGACTCGGGCGGCACCGCGCCGGGTCTCAACTTCCTCGCCGGTGTCCCGTTGACGGGGCCAAACAGCGTGACGGAAAAAGCCTCCCCCGTGCTGCCCAAGAAGGTCCTAAGCCAGGGCTTGGGCAAAACCACCGCCTTCGGCAagacgacggtggcgagcggcgtcaccagggccatggcggcggacggcgccaCGATGCCCCAGGTCAAGACTGATGGCACCGGCTGGATTGCCGGCACCTGGCACGTCGTAACGTCG GACGGCGGTGGCCCTATCAGGGCGGTTGTTGATCCGACCGCAAAGGGCGACTTCACTCAGGGCACAGAGCTGCAGCTGGTTGGGGCGCAGGTCCCTGGCAAGAACGGCAACATCAAGCCTACCCAGGGTCAGAACTCGGACAAGAAGACAGGGAACGGCAACGCGGCCAAGAACAATATCGTCGCGAGGCTCGTTGCGCGCTTCATCGAGAAGCGTGCCGTCAACGTCAATGAGGATTAT CCGTTCAAGTTCCAGATTCCCGCGGGCATGCAGTgcaccggcaccgtcggcacCGTCACCAACGCCTGCCTCGTCAAGATCACAAACACCAACAAGGCCGGCCCCTTTGGCGACACCGCCATCATCCAGCAGGCGCCGCAGGGTGCCTCCAATGGCACGGCtccctcaacgccgccgccaacgacgggCACTCCCGGTAacaccaacggcggcggcggtggcagcggtgtcggcggcaaaaacaacaacaacaacaacaacaacaagaggCGCGTCGCCCGGCGGGCCCCGGTCGCCGACGTTCAGCCCGGCTTCACCCACCCCGAGCGTGCCGATGTCAACGGCCACCAGTATGGtggcaaggacaaggcccGCCGCTCGGTCCCGTTCACGGCCTAG
- the GPA1 gene encoding guanine nucleotide-binding protein subunit alpha (EggNog:ENOG503NV23~COG:D~COG:T), with translation MGCGMSTEEKEGKARNEEIENQLKRDKMMQRNEIKMLLLGAGESGKSTILKQMKLIHEGGYSRDERESFKEIIFSNTVQSMRVILEAMESLELPLEDQRMEYHVQTIFMQPAQIEGDVLPPEVGGAIEALWKDRGVQECFKRSREYQLNDSARYYFDNIARIAAPDYMPNDQDVLRSRVKTTGITETTFIIGDLTYRMFDVGGQRSERKKWIHCFENVTTILFLVAISEYDQLLFEDETVNRMQEALTLFDSICNSRWFIKTSIILFLNKIDRFKEKLPVSPMKNYFPDYEGGDDYAAACDYILNRFVSLNQHETKQIYTHFTCATDTTQIRFVMAAVNDIIIQENLRLCGLI, from the exons ATGGGTTGCGGCATGAGcaccgaggagaaggagggcaaggcccGCAACGAGGAGATTGAGAACCAGCTGAAGAGGGATAAGATGATGCAGCGCAACGAGATCAAGATGCTGCTTCTCG GCGCTGGTGAATCCGGCAAGTCGACCATCCTGAAGCAGATGAAGCTCATCCACGAGGGTGGCTACTCTCGCGATGAACGCGAGTCCTTCAAGGAAATCATTTTCAGCAATACGGTGCAGTCGATGCGTGTCATCCTCGAGGCGATGGAGTCGCTCGAGCTGCCCCTCGAGGACCAGCGCATGGAGTACCATGTTCAGACCATCTTCATGCAGCCGGCCCAGATTGAGGGCGACGTTCTCCCCCCggaggtcggcggcgccattgaGGCACTGTGGAAGGACCGAGGCGTGCAGGAGTGCTTCAAGCGCTCGCGCGAGTACCAGCTCAACGACTCGGCGAGATA CTACTTTGACAACATTGCGCGCATCGCTGCCCCCGACTACATGCCCAACGACCAGGACGTTCTGCGCTCGCGAGTCAAGACGACGGGCATCACCGAGACCACCTTCATTATTGGTGATTTGACGTACCGTATGTTCGACGTCGGTGGCCAACGATCCGAGCGAAAGAAGTGGATTCACTGTTTCGAGAACGTCACCACGATTctgttcctcgtcgccatttCCGAGTACGACCAGCTGCTGTTCGAGGACGAGACAGTGAACCGCATGCAGGAGGCCTTGACGCTGTTCGACTCCATCTGCAACTCGCGGTGGTTCATCAAGACGTCCATCATTCTCTTCCTGAACAAGATTGATCGGTtcaaggagaagctgccTGTCAGCCCGATGAAGAACTACTTCCCCGACtacgagggcggcgacgattACGCCGCGGCGTGCGACTACATCCTCAACCGCTTTGTCAGCCTCAACCAGCACGAGACGAAGCAAATCTACACCCACTTCACCTGCGCCACGGACACCACGCAGATCCGCTTTGTTATGGCCGCGGTCAACG ACATCATCATCCAGGAGAACCTTCGGTTGTGCGGCCTGATCTAA